A single Dunckerocampus dactyliophorus isolate RoL2022-P2 chromosome 2, RoL_Ddac_1.1, whole genome shotgun sequence DNA region contains:
- the e2f5 gene encoding transcription factor E2F5 — MELDGTGAGYSTTRSRHEKSLGLLTIKFLTLLQDANDGVLDLKVAADSLAVKQKRRIYDITNVLEGVGLIEKKNKNIIRWRGENKASETQQVVHQVKVLKAQISELEAQEKELDSQRTWLEETTKRLKHDPISSNYKFVTHEDICNAFSGDTVLAVVAPSGTQLEVLPPRKTGQRNYQVSLRSEAAPIKVLLINRDSDCTVPVVFPVPPTDELYPMLIPPSPSRSPEKLPFLTSAYSSTSSTGTSFCSQDSLSSDHQVVLPDHDDVLTPSSSPPDAHMGSPNQSASVLEVEQMDLASPDFQSVVDVSSLLRHNTIGEPFKVDRSEAVCLIDELMSADGMDYSFHLDDNRGVCDLFDVQIVNY, encoded by the exons ATGGAGTTGGACGGGACCGGGGCCGGATACTCGACGACACGGAGTCGCCACGAGAAAAGCTTGGGGCTCCTCACCATAAAGTTTCTCACTTTGCTACAAGACGCCAACGATGGAGTCCTGGACCTGAAAGTG GCAGCAGACAGCTTGGCCGTGAAGCAGAAGCGGCGCATATACGACATCACCAACGTCCTGGAAGGCGTGGGCTTGAttgagaagaaaaacaaaaacatcatccGCTGGAG GGGGGAGAACAAGGCAAGTGAGACCCAGCAAGTTGTGCATCAGGTGAAGGTTCTGAAAGCCCAGATCtctgagctggaagcccaagaGAAAGAGCTGGACAGCCAGAGGACGTGGCTGGAGGAGACCACCAAGCGCTTGAAACACGATCCCATCAGCAGCAA TTATAAATTTGTGACGCATGAGGACATCTGCAACGCGTTCAGCGGCGACACTGTTCTGGCTGTCGTAGCTCCGTCTGGGACTCAGCTGGAGGTGTTGCCGCCACGAAAG ACCGGCCAGAGGAACTACCAGGTCAGCTTGCGCAGCGAGGCAGCGCCCATCAAGGTCTTGCTCATCAACAGGGACTCGGACTGCACCGTGCCCGTGGTGTTCCCCGTGCCCCCCACCGACGAGCTCTACCCCATGCTGATTCCACCCAGCCCGTCCCGCAGCCCCGAGAAGCTCCCCTTCTTGACGTCTGCCTACTCTTCCACTTCCAGCACCGGCACCTCCTTTTGCAGCCAGGACTCCCTCAGCTCAGACCACCAGGTGGTGCTGCCAGATCATGATGACGTGCTGACACCCTCATCCTCCCCTCCAGATGCACACATGG GGTCTCCCAATCAGTCAGCGTCAGTGTTGGAGGTGGAGCAGATGGACCTGGCTAGCCCAGACTTCCAGTCTGTCGTGGATGTGAGCAGCCTGCTGAGACACAACACCATCGGCGAACCCTTCAAGGTGGACAGAAGCG AAGCTGTTTGCCTCATAGATGAGCTGATGTCTGCTGACG GCATGGACTACAGCTTTCATCTGGATGATAACAGGGGTGTGTGTGACCTCTTCGACGTGCAGATCGTCAACTACTAA
- the klhl20 gene encoding kelch-like protein 20 has product MDTKLMRRATSARQDATGMDITSRCTLGDPNKLPEGVPQPARMPYVSDKHPRQTLEVINLLRKHRELCDVVLVVGAKKIYAHRVILSACSPYFRAMFTGELAESRQTEVVIRDIDERAMELLIDFAYTSQVTVEEGNVQTLLPAACLLQLAEIQEACCEFLKRQLDPSNCLGIRAFADTHSCRELLRIADKFTQHNFQEVMESEEFMLLPANQLIDIISSDELNVRSEEQVFNAVMAWVKYSIQERRPQLPQVLQHVRLPLLSPKFLVGTVGSDPLIKSDEECRDLVDEAKNYLLLPQERPLMQGPRTRPRKPIRCGEVLFAVGGWCSGDAISSVERYDPQTNEWRMVASMSKRRCGVGVSVLDDLLYAVGGHDGSSYLNSVERYDPKTNQWSSDVAPTSTCRTSVGVAVLGGYLYAVGGQDGVSCLNIVERYDPKENKWTRVASMSTRRLGVAVAVLGGFLYAVGGSDGTSPLNTVERYNPQENRWHTVSPMGTRRKHLGCAVYQDMIYSVGGRDDTTELSSAERYNPRTNQWSPVVAMTSRRSGVGLAVVNGQLMAVGGFDGTTYLKTIEVYDPDANTWRLYGGMNYRRLGGGVGVIKMTHCESHIW; this is encoded by the exons GGCCACCAGCGCACGCCAAGACGCCACAGGAATGGACATCACTAGCCGCTGTACCCTGGGGGACCCCAATAAGCTCCCTGAAGGGGTACCCCAGCCTGCGCGCATGCCGTACGTCTCAGACAAACACCCTCGGCAGACCCTGGAAGTCATCAACCTGCTGAGGAAGCACCGTGAGCTCTGTGACGTGGTGCTGGTGGTGGGCGCCAAGAAGATCTATGCCCACCGTGTCATCCTGTCCGCCTGCAGCCCGTATTTCAG GGCGATGTTTACTGGGGAGCTTGCAGAAAGCCGGCAAACGGAAGTGGTCATTCGAGACATTGATGAAAGAGCAATGGAGCTGTTGATTGACTTTGCCTACACGTCACAG GTGACCGTAGAGGAAGGGAATGTTCAGACTCTGCTGCCCGCAGCCTGTCTGCTCCAGCTCGCTGAAATCCAGGAGGCCTGCTGTGAGTTCCTCAAGAGGCAGCTAGACCCTTCCAACTGTCTGGGCATCAGGGCCTTTGCTGACACCCACTCCTGCCGCGAGCTGCTCCGCATTGCCGATAAATTCACCCAACACAACTTTCAGGAG GTCATGGAAAGCGAAGAGTTCATGCTGCTGCCTGCCAACCAGCTGATTGACATCATTTCCAGCGACGAACTCAACGTGAGAAGCGAGGAGCAGGTTTTTAACGCGGTGATGGCGTGGGTGAAGTACAGCATCCAGGAACGCAGACCGCAGCTACCCCAG GTTCTCCAACACGTCAGGCTGCCCCTCCTCAGCCCCAAGTTCCTGGTGGGCACCGTGGGGTCGGACCCTCTCATCAAGAGTGATGAGGAGTGCAG AGACCTGGTAGACGAGGCCAAGAACTACTTGCTGCTGCCGCAGGAGAGACCCCTGATGCAGGGCCCAAGGACCCGGCCTAGGAAGCCCATCCGCTGTGGAGAAGTTCTCTTTGCGG TTGGCGGGTGGTGCAGTGGGGACGCCATATCCAGCGTGGAACGCTACGATCCCCAGACCAACGAGTGGCGCATGGTCGCATCCATGAGCAAACGCCGCTGCGGAGTCGGCGTCAGCGTCCTGGATGACTTGCTTTACGCTGTGGGGGGCCATGACGGCTCCTCCTACCTCAACTCTGTAGAAAG ATACGATCCAAAGACTAACCAGTGGAGCAGCGACGTGGCCCCGACGAGCACGTGTCGTACCAGCGTAGGCGTGGCCGTTCTTGGTGGTTATTTGTACGCTGTGGGAGGACAAGATGGGGTTTCCTGTCTAAACATTGTGGAAAG GTACGATCCCAAGGAGAACAAATGGACTCGCGTGGCCTCCATGAGCACCAGGCGACTGGGCGTGGCTGTGGCTGTGCTAGGAGGGTTCCTGTACGCTGTCGGAGGGTCCGATGGAACGTCGCCACTCAATACAG TGGAGCGCTACAATCCTCAGGAGAACCGCTGGCACACGGTGTCACCCATGGGAACCCGGCGGAAACACCTGGGCTGCGCCGTCTACCAGGACATGATCTACTCCGTCGGAGGCCGAGACGACACCACGGAGCTGAGCAGTGCGGAGCGTTACAATCCCAGGACCAATCAGTGGTCTCCTGTCGTAGCGATGACGTCCAGACGGAGCGGG GTGGGCTTGGCGGTGGTGAACGGTCAGTTGATGGCAGTGGGAGGATTTGATGGGACGACGTATTTGAAAACGATAGAAGTTTATGACCCTGATGCCAACACTTGGAG GTTGTACGGAGGAATGAACTACCGGCGACTCGGTGGCGGAGTCGGCGTGATTAAAATGACTCACTGTGAATCCCACATATGGTAA